Proteins co-encoded in one Afipia sp. P52-10 genomic window:
- the mdoH gene encoding glucans biosynthesis glucosyltransferase MdoH translates to MLDDSLTDVAASGDAGATITGRRLLFGALVGVTIAAMLKLSVIALSPGGFGLVDALLLACFALTLPWMVVGFWNATLGFLIARFSTNPLRTIFPAAADAPVGALVTSTAILLCIRNESPERLVRNLQAMMRGLAATADADRFHVYVLSDTSDASLAATEQTAFAALAGQWRGQMPLTYRRRDTNIGYKAGNIGEFCERWGSAHDFALVLDADSFMSANAILRLVRIAQSDSRIGILQSLVTGLPSTSAFTRIFQFGMRLGMRSYTLGSAWWQGDCGPYWGHNAILRLQPFLQHAQLPLPKNAHDQILSHDQIEAVLMRRAGYHVRVLPEEYESWEENPPNLTEFIRRDLRWCRGNLQYWRFLALPGLKAVSRCQLLFAMLMFLGSPGWIGMLVIGSLALAAADAPSDIIRGDAGLAIFIAVLIMWFAPKIATVADILTRAPARAAFGGTLRFSASVAVETIVFVLLSSIMWVGHTLLMIRRPFGGGVGWAAQIRDDHHVPLAHAIRMFWPHTLLGLSALTILGCSHPATLPYALFLAAGPALSIPLAWVSSHPAAGSVLTRLGIGRLPEEIAPPPVLSELSPRATTDHD, encoded by the coding sequence GTGCTTGATGACTCCCTCACGGACGTAGCGGCGAGCGGCGATGCCGGTGCGACGATCACTGGCCGCCGGCTGCTGTTCGGCGCGCTGGTTGGCGTAACGATCGCGGCCATGCTGAAACTGTCCGTCATCGCCCTGTCACCGGGCGGCTTCGGCCTCGTCGATGCCCTGCTGCTCGCCTGCTTCGCGCTGACGCTGCCGTGGATGGTGGTCGGTTTCTGGAACGCGACGCTCGGCTTCCTGATCGCGCGCTTCTCCACCAATCCCCTGCGGACGATCTTTCCAGCCGCCGCCGACGCACCCGTCGGTGCGCTCGTGACATCGACGGCAATCCTGCTCTGCATCCGCAACGAAAGCCCCGAGCGCCTCGTCCGCAATCTGCAGGCGATGATGCGCGGGCTCGCCGCCACTGCGGATGCAGACCGCTTCCACGTCTATGTGCTGAGCGACACGAGCGACGCATCGCTCGCCGCAACCGAGCAGACGGCGTTCGCGGCGCTCGCCGGCCAATGGCGCGGGCAAATGCCGCTGACCTATCGCCGCCGCGACACCAATATCGGTTACAAGGCTGGCAATATCGGCGAGTTCTGCGAGCGCTGGGGCAGCGCCCACGATTTCGCGCTGGTGCTCGATGCCGACAGCTTCATGTCGGCGAATGCGATCCTGCGTCTCGTCCGCATCGCGCAGAGCGATTCCCGGATCGGCATCCTGCAGAGCCTCGTCACCGGATTGCCGTCCACCAGCGCGTTCACCCGCATCTTTCAGTTCGGCATGCGTCTCGGCATGCGCTCCTACACCCTCGGCAGCGCCTGGTGGCAAGGCGACTGCGGCCCCTATTGGGGGCACAATGCGATCCTGCGCCTGCAACCGTTTCTCCAGCACGCTCAGCTTCCGCTGCCGAAGAACGCACACGACCAGATCCTCAGCCACGATCAGATCGAAGCGGTGCTGATGCGGCGTGCCGGTTATCATGTGCGCGTGCTGCCGGAGGAATACGAGAGTTGGGAGGAGAACCCGCCGAACCTGACCGAATTCATCCGGAGGGATTTGCGCTGGTGCCGCGGCAATCTGCAGTATTGGCGCTTTCTCGCGCTGCCCGGGCTGAAAGCCGTCAGCCGCTGTCAGCTTCTGTTCGCGATGCTGATGTTCCTCGGCTCGCCCGGCTGGATCGGCATGCTGGTCATCGGCAGCCTGGCGCTGGCAGCCGCCGACGCCCCCAGCGATATCATCCGCGGCGACGCCGGGCTTGCGATCTTCATCGCCGTGCTGATCATGTGGTTCGCGCCGAAGATCGCCACCGTCGCCGACATCCTGACCCGCGCGCCGGCGCGGGCGGCATTCGGCGGCACGCTGCGTTTCAGCGCGAGCGTCGCCGTCGAGACGATCGTCTTCGTGCTGCTGTCTTCGATCATGTGGGTCGGACACACGCTGCTGATGATCCGCCGGCCGTTCGGCGGCGGTGTGGGCTGGGCCGCGCAGATCCGCGACGACCATCACGTTCCACTCGCACATGCGATTCGCATGTTCTGGCCACACACCCTGCTCGGCCTCAGCGCGCTGACGATCCTCGGCTGCAGCCATCCGGCAACGCTTCCTTACGCGCTGTTTCTCGCGGCGGGCCCGGCGCTCTCCATCCCGCTCGCATGGGTCAGCTCGCATCCCGCGGCCGGATCCGTCCTGACGCGGCTCGGTATCGGCCGGCTGCCGGAAGAAATCGCTCCGCCACCCGTACTGTCGGAGCTGTCGCCACGCGCGACAACCGACCATGACTGA
- a CDS encoding adenylate/guanylate cyclase domain-containing protein produces the protein MVDLATPIPATRRPALLRGIGVRQIRMISGVVLFAYLVSHFLNHALGNISLDAMEEALNWHSGFWQRQPVKAIFYLSAVAHMALGIWMLYARRQFRWSAAEATQLVLGLSIPALLIAHIADARLAQTLFGNEKYYAQLFAFYSMARPYMPWVQYTVLVVSWTHACIGLYFWFRLRPWFRTLAPLLLALAVLVPSAAALGLYQGAKTVRQLYQSPAWRAETLSVKHVGTPEQRVVLDRITERFLIGYGCLLVLVLAARGLRSLNERRGGVIRLSYGDGKTVRVPKDLTVLEASLLHGVPHASVCGGRARCSTCRIRIVGDCSHLPPPSRREAFVLERVGAGGNPAVRLACQLRPRCDLSFFRIFPPQTSTSLLGSGAAHNGQERYLVSMFVDMRGSTRLAETRLPFDTVFIINRFLAAVSEAVLASGGAPNQFVGDGQLALFGLDCDPATACRQALAAAARIAQNVSELNEFLRGDLTEPLRFGIGIHGGEVIIGDIGSPGHIVFTALGDPVNVTARLQDMTKALACEVILSEEVRVRAGLPELALPATDVTIRGRSTPMTVRTVTDASQLTAITDSSPAAAA, from the coding sequence ATGGTCGACCTCGCCACGCCAATCCCCGCCACGCGCCGTCCGGCACTGCTGCGCGGCATCGGCGTGCGGCAAATCCGCATGATCAGCGGCGTGGTCCTGTTCGCTTACCTCGTCAGCCATTTCCTCAACCATGCGCTCGGCAACATCTCGCTGGATGCGATGGAAGAGGCGCTGAATTGGCACAGCGGCTTCTGGCAGCGCCAGCCGGTCAAGGCGATCTTCTATCTCTCCGCCGTGGCCCACATGGCGCTGGGCATCTGGATGCTTTATGCGCGCCGTCAATTCCGCTGGAGCGCGGCGGAAGCAACCCAACTCGTGCTCGGCTTGAGCATCCCGGCCCTGCTGATCGCCCATATCGCCGATGCACGGCTGGCGCAGACGCTGTTCGGCAATGAGAAATACTACGCCCAGCTGTTCGCGTTCTACAGCATGGCGCGTCCTTACATGCCTTGGGTGCAATACACGGTGCTGGTCGTGTCGTGGACGCACGCCTGCATTGGACTCTACTTCTGGTTCCGGCTGCGACCATGGTTCAGGACGCTGGCGCCGCTGCTGCTGGCGCTTGCGGTTCTGGTGCCATCGGCGGCAGCACTCGGTCTCTATCAGGGCGCGAAGACGGTGCGTCAGCTCTACCAGTCGCCCGCATGGCGCGCAGAAACGCTGTCGGTCAAACATGTCGGCACGCCGGAGCAGCGCGTCGTGCTCGACCGCATCACCGAGCGCTTCCTGATCGGCTATGGCTGCCTGCTCGTACTGGTGCTGGCCGCGCGCGGCCTTCGCAGCTTGAATGAGCGGCGCGGCGGCGTGATCCGCCTGTCCTATGGCGACGGCAAGACCGTCCGCGTGCCGAAAGACCTCACCGTGCTCGAAGCAAGCCTGCTGCATGGCGTGCCGCATGCAAGCGTCTGCGGCGGACGGGCGCGCTGCTCGACCTGCCGCATCCGCATCGTCGGCGATTGCAGCCACCTGCCGCCGCCATCGCGGCGCGAAGCGTTTGTGCTGGAGCGGGTCGGCGCGGGCGGCAACCCGGCCGTGCGGCTTGCCTGCCAGCTGCGGCCGCGCTGCGATTTGTCATTCTTCCGAATCTTCCCACCACAGACCTCGACCTCACTGCTTGGCAGCGGTGCCGCGCACAACGGTCAGGAACGCTATCTGGTCAGCATGTTCGTCGACATGCGCGGCTCGACCAGGCTCGCAGAGACGCGGCTGCCGTTCGATACGGTGTTCATCATCAATCGCTTCCTCGCCGCCGTATCCGAAGCGGTGCTCGCCAGCGGCGGCGCGCCGAACCAGTTCGTCGGCGACGGCCAGCTCGCGCTGTTCGGGCTCGACTGCGATCCCGCGACCGCCTGCCGGCAGGCGCTCGCCGCCGCCGCCCGCATCGCGCAGAATGTCTCCGAGCTGAACGAGTTCCTGCGCGGCGATCTAACGGAGCCATTGCGCTTCGGCATCGGCATCCACGGCGGCGAGGTCATCATCGGCGACATCGGCTCGCCCGGCCACATCGTGTTCACCGCCCTCGGCGATCCGGTCAATGTGACGGCCCGGCTACAGGACATGACCAAAGCGCTCGCCTGTGAAGTCATCCTGTCGGAGGAAGTGCGCGTCCGCGCCGGCCTTCCCGAGCTCGCCCTGCCCGCGACCGACGTGACGATCCGCGGCCGCAGCACGCCGATGACGGTCCGCACCGTCACGGATGCATCCCAGCTCACCGCGATCACCGATAGCTCACCCGCCGCGGCTGCGTAA
- a CDS encoding MmgE/PrpD family protein — protein sequence MAHETATLAAFVAGLTYEAIPQAVVTRTKALTLDLLGSAVRARREAESTPSILAMLKALSLDGDGIATVCADSKGYTPAIAALLNGALGHSLDFDDTHADSSLHPSAPVVPAALAAGELAGASGRDVLTAIIAGYEVCCRLGNALDPTSHYAKGFHPTATAGTFGAAAAVAKLFKLSPDQIISAFGISGSQAAGSLQFLVNGSWNKRSQVGAAAMNGVIAGTLAGEGFKGSIEAVEGKHGLLVGYSDDPHPEAAIADLGQVWETMKVGVKPYPSCRYTHAALDALIAIKNEIKLAPEQIESVEIGLHRNGITLAADPPEAKRRPKSIVDGQFSMFFTGAVALDQGSFGWDDYTRLNDPSLVALAERINVVRDERLEGRRHPFGSNVTIKTRDGVIERMVDDPSGEPDTFPAQQAMVDKFLLLARPVLDNKASAFADAILSMEKTSIAETMKLARE from the coding sequence ATGGCCCACGAAACCGCTACGCTCGCAGCCTTCGTCGCGGGCTTGACTTATGAAGCGATCCCGCAAGCGGTGGTTACGCGGACCAAAGCGCTGACGCTGGACCTGCTCGGCAGCGCCGTGCGGGCGCGCAGGGAGGCAGAGTCCACGCCATCGATCCTCGCGATGTTGAAGGCGCTGTCGCTCGACGGCGACGGGATCGCGACCGTCTGCGCTGACAGCAAGGGCTATACGCCGGCCATTGCAGCGCTTCTGAACGGCGCCCTCGGCCACTCGCTCGACTTCGACGACACGCACGCGGATTCTTCGCTGCATCCGAGCGCACCGGTGGTGCCGGCGGCGCTTGCTGCGGGCGAACTCGCCGGCGCCTCGGGCCGCGACGTGCTCACCGCCATCATTGCCGGCTACGAAGTCTGCTGCCGGCTCGGCAACGCCCTCGACCCGACCTCGCATTACGCCAAGGGCTTCCACCCAACCGCGACCGCAGGAACGTTCGGCGCGGCCGCAGCCGTGGCCAAGCTGTTCAAGCTATCGCCGGATCAGATCATCTCGGCGTTCGGCATCTCCGGCAGCCAGGCGGCAGGCTCGCTGCAATTCCTCGTCAACGGCTCCTGGAACAAGCGTTCGCAGGTGGGCGCCGCGGCGATGAACGGCGTGATCGCCGGCACGCTGGCGGGTGAAGGCTTCAAGGGCTCGATCGAGGCGGTCGAAGGCAAACACGGCCTGCTGGTCGGCTACAGCGACGACCCGCATCCGGAGGCCGCCATCGCCGATCTCGGACAGGTGTGGGAGACCATGAAGGTCGGCGTGAAACCGTATCCGAGCTGCCGCTACACCCATGCCGCGCTCGACGCGCTGATTGCCATCAAGAACGAGATCAAGCTCGCGCCGGAGCAGATCGAAAGCGTCGAGATCGGCCTGCACCGCAACGGCATCACGCTCGCGGCCGATCCGCCGGAGGCCAAGCGCCGCCCGAAGAGCATCGTCGATGGCCAGTTCTCGATGTTCTTCACCGGCGCGGTCGCGCTGGATCAGGGCAGCTTCGGCTGGGACGACTATACACGGCTGAACGACCCTTCACTGGTGGCATTGGCCGAGCGCATCAATGTCGTGCGCGATGAACGGCTCGAAGGCCGCCGCCACCCGTTCGGCAGCAATGTGACGATCAAGACCCGCGATGGCGTGATCGAACGCATGGTCGATGATCCGTCCGGCGAGCCGGACACGTTTCCGGCGCAGCAGGCGATGGTCGACAAGTTCCTGCTGCTGGCGCGGCCGGTGCTGGACAACAAGGCGTCCGCGTTCGCCGATGCGATCCTGTCGATGGAGAAGACCAGCATCGCCGAGACGATGAAGCTCGCGCGGGAGTGA